The DNA window CTTGGGACACCCAGATGACTTCAAATAATGTATTTGGCCCATCTCCTACATCTGGATGGTTAAGACTGCatgtcaaaaaaaagaaaaaaaaaaaaaggaagttagaaAGACTTCCTTGGTCTGTTGATAATGAAATGAATGGAAATGGACTTGAATCCCAtgtttattccattttctcaGGCATAAAGTTTTTAATCCCTACTCCCGGATGATAAAACAGTAACATTTCAAGTCCATGGTTGGAAAAGTTTAGCCAGCATTTCATCTGACCAACTGTTCTGCAGCTCAGTCAGGAATCTGGTTCGTGCCAAGTCGAGATGGGTGAGTGAGACTCAAGGTGTTGGCATTGTTTTACTTTGGAAAAGTTGGGTTTTTAAgtgggggaaaagaggaagaaatcaagTCTAAGCACAATACAGGCAAGACCAGCAATAACATCCCTGGGGTTGAAGGAGACAGCTTCGAGGAGCCTCCTGTCTTTATTTGGGGGTTAgttcacttaaaataataaacatttatattttactatCCAGTGAGCAAAAGCTAGAATTATTATTAATACCTATTgatatttcctttgctttttggggggatgcttttctctgttccctctttttataattttttctttcctaacagtGATTAGTTTTTATGATGAGTGTTCTGGGTGAGGTGCAGCTTTGGGGTGCGTAGTCTCagatggggtgggcaggggggagATGAAAGGAGGGTCCACCCCTTTCTGCTGCGGCGCCCGCCCAAAGGCTGGAGGGTCTGTCCTCCTGGAGGTcgcctcttccctccttctgtcGCGTTTAGGTCCGCCCGGGcgcgggagggagaggggagacaatTTGAACCCCGCACATTATCTTACTCAACCCTCCGGGTGTTTGTACCCCATCCGAGGAATGGGTGGCTTGGAGAGGCGACATGACCCACCGCCCACCCAGCCCGATGGGGCAAGGCTGTGATATCACCTTCCTGCTCTCATCACGTTCTCACGCAGTGCTTTccataaatgaacaaaaagccCCGCCGAGTTCGCCCCAAGGACTGTCggcgcccggggcgggggggggggggtcagttcCAGGTGGCGGGGACCTGGCTAACCCGAGGGTCGCGGAGCCAAAGCCCGGCAGGCGGGTCCACGAGGGGGTCCCCACCCCAGGCGGGGAGGAGGAGACGGGGAAGAGACGCTCCGCCCGTGTCCCCGACCCCGCACCCGGCTCTCGCTCCCCGCACCACCTTCCACAGGCTGGGGCCGCGCCCCCGCCTCCCGGCcgcccctggccctggccctcaCCCCCGGGTCTGGACCCCTCAGCCCCCCGCCCGGGTCCGCACCCCAAACCCGCCGCGCCCCCTCCCGCGTCCCCGCCCCCGGATCGCGTCCCCCACGCATCTCGACCCCTCACCCTTCAGGCCCTGATCTGCACCCCTGCATCTCATtaacgccccccacccccaccgccggCCAAACTCAGGTCTGCATCACGGTCCCCCCGGCCGCCCCTCCCTCTAGTGCCCTCGCTCCCCTGCATCTCCCCCAGCCGCCCCGGCCCGGATCCGCATCCCAACCCCAGGCAGCGCCCGGCCCCGGGTCCCCGCCCCCGGATCGcgtccccccctccccacttcgCACCCCCGCACCCCGGCCCGGGTCCGCACCCCCGCCCCTGCCGCGCCCCCTCCCGCGTCCCCGCCCCGGCCGCGCTCCCGCCCCGGGGCCGCGCTCGGGCGGTGAGACTGGCCTGCtgggcgggcggcgggggcgccATGGGCAGCGGCAGCAGCCGGAGCGGCCGGGCCCTGAGGCGGCTGCGTAGCCCCGACAGCCGGCCGGCGGGGTCGGGCGGGGCAGCCTCGGAGGGCGGGACGCGGCCTCTGGTCTCGGCGACGGCCGCGGCCCCCCGGGAGGAGGCCCAGGAGACGGAGGCGGCTGAGGGGGCAGCCGACTCCGACCCCGACCCCGGCCCCGCGGCGCCCCCCGACGGCGGGGACGAGACCCTGCGCCTGCTGGACCAGCTGCTGGCCGAGTCGGCGGCCTGGGGCCCGGGGGAGCTGGCCCCGCGGGGCCCGGCGCGGCCCCGACCCGCAGCCGGCGCCGGGAGCCGGGTGAGTGTGGGAGCCCGCGGAGCCGTTGGGGCCGCGCCCTGTCCCCCAGCACCCCgacccccaaccccccagccgCGTGCTTCCTCCCACCCGCCTCCGCGCCCCCCAGCGCCTGTTCCCCCTCCGCCCCGAGTGAAACCCACCGTCTCTGGGTCTCCGAATGCCTCCGAGGTCTCCTGCGGATCACGCGGCCTCTCCTTTCCCAACACCCCCTCTGATTTTCTCCCTGTCTGCCCCTTCTGGGTGCTGGTCTCACTGCTTCGAGTTTGGGGTGACAGTGCTGGGAGCAGCCTGGAAGAGAGGGGAGACACACATCCCTTGGCAGAAATGCATCCCCCCCCCGGCTGTCTTCTGGCCAAAGCTCgcctttctttcctttgagaGCTGTGTGTCCACCCTCAAAGCACCGCATCCCAGACTCCTTCTAGCCTAGGTGGGAGCTGACCAGGGGTACTGGCTTTTCTCTCCGGAGGAGGCTGCGACATGGTCGGGCAGTAGCCAAACAGTGGTTCACAGATGTGTCAGACCCATCAAGAGCCTGGCCTTGCTAGTCGAGCAATTCACATGCTACTGGCTATTTTTAAGATGCTGTGGAATCTGTTTTTGGCTTCCCTGTCCTCTCTTCCAGAACACTTGTAATAACAGTCCTGTTGttctagaaaaacaa is part of the Ursus arctos isolate Adak ecotype North America unplaced genomic scaffold, UrsArc2.0 scaffold_8, whole genome shotgun sequence genome and encodes:
- the CYS1 gene encoding cystin-1, with the translated sequence MGSGSSRSGRALRRLRSPDSRPAGSGGAASEGGTRPLVSATAAAPREEAQETEAAEGAADSDPDPGPAAPPDGGDETLRLLDQLLAESAAWGPGELAPRGPARPRPAAGAGSRVSSKPSADEHPESGRVSRAPGSSHRRPERQSGISAISYDYSEEELMASIEQEYCR